Proteins encoded within one genomic window of Eleutherodactylus coqui strain aEleCoq1 chromosome 1, aEleCoq1.hap1, whole genome shotgun sequence:
- the LOC136616212 gene encoding serine/threonine-protein kinase SBK1-like gives MQKTSEIGESDFQVLKHLGQGTYGQVLMAREMKTGDTVALKLMKDRTKLEAFIHELHVSTSFSSFEGIIFTYPSFRNSVEHYILTQELAPAGSLHSLIQDDVGIPEVMVKRCALQLIGALEYMHSRGLVHRDVKPDKVLLMDNECNNIKLSDFGLTQGIGRLVPSMAPIIPYMAPELCELKPRDSIILDPSVDIWALGVLLYTVFTGYLPWERAMHNDELFQRFVHWQRDLDCVPPPSNWTEFNQNALHFFHILLSQDPRTRTLLTALLSHIDLPWGVEEILEMVIQEEDVEMGHYVNEVIIIEEDHYIVVENHGDIECIIVADTTDESLSSSTESTLLYWPNDTNLCLGSEVEIV, from the exons atgcagaagacaagcgag ATTGGTGAAAGTGATTTCCAAGTCTTGAAACATCTTGGCCAGGGAACCTATGGTCAAGTTCTCATGGCTCGTGAGATGAAAACCG GAGACACTGTTGCCCTGAAATTGATGAAGGACCGAACAAAGTTGGAAGCTTTCATCCATGAATTACACGTGTCCACCAGTTTCTCAAGTTTTGAAGGCATCATATTCACTTACCCCTCCTTTAGGAATTCCGTGGAACATTACATTCTGACCCAGGAATTGGCTCCTGCAGGATCCCTCCATTCTCTAATTCAGGATGAT GTCGGAATCCCAGAAGTGATGGTAAAGCGTTGCGCATTGCAGTTGATCGGAGCTCTGGAGTACATGCACAGCAGGGGTCTGGTGCATAGAGATGTGAAGCCAGACAAGGTTTTACTAATGGACAATGAATGTAACAACATCAAACTGAGTGACTTTGGTCTGACTCAGGGCATTGGCCGTTTGGTTCCATCCATGGCACCAATTATACCTTACATGGCTCCTGAGCTTTGTGAATTAAAACCCAGGGACAGCATAATCCTGGATCCCAGTGTGGACATATGGGCCCTTGGTGTGCTTCTCTACACAGTTTTCACTGGGTATCTTCCATGGGAAAGAGCTATGCACAACGATGAACTATTTCAGAGATTTGTCCACTGGCAAAGAGATCTAGACTGCGTTCCTCCTCCAAGCAACTGGACCGAATTCAACCAGAATGCTCTACATTTTTTCCACATTCTGCTCTCCCAAGATCCCAGGACCAGGACACTTTTAACTGCTCTTCTAAGTCATATTGACCTTCCTTGGGGAGTTGAAGAAATTTTAGAAATGGTTATTCAAGAGGAGGATGTTGAGATGGGTCATTATGTCAATGAAGTGATCATCATTGAAGAAGATCATTACATTGTGGTGGAAAACCATGGGGATATTGAATGCATCATTGTGGCAGATACCACCGATGAATCTCTATCCAGCTCAACTGAGTCTACATTGCTCTATTGGCCTAATGACACCAACCTTTGCTTGGGATCTGAGGTGGAAATAGTTTAG
- the LOC136616228 gene encoding serine/threonine-protein kinase SBK1-like, which translates to MEGTAEFEIQKIGESDFQVLQHLGQGTYGQVLMAREMKTGNIVALKLMKKDRTKLEAFIHELHVSTYLSSYEGIIFTYPSFRDSTDHYILIQELAPRGSLHSLIQDGVGIPEVMVKRCALQLIGALEYMHNRGLVHRDVKPDNVLLMDNECHHIKLSDFGLTQVVGSLVPSMAPIIPYMAPELCEIKPGESMILDPTVDIWALGVLLYTVFTGYLPWERAMHNDELFQRFVHWQRDLDCVPPPSNWTKFNQNAQHFFHILLSQDPRTRTISTALLNHIDLPWGVEEIVEIVIQEEDVEMDHYVNEVIIIEEEEHYIVVENHGDIECIIVADTTDESLSSSTESTLLHWPNDTNLCLGSEVEIV; encoded by the exons ATGGAAGGGACTGCAGAATTTGAGATTCAGAAGATTGGTGAGAGTGATTTCCAAGTCTTGCAACATCTTGGCCAGGGGACCTATGGTCAAGTTCTCATGGCTCGTGAGATGAAAACAG GAAACATTGTTGCCCTGAAATTAATGAAGAAGGACCGAACAAAGTTGGAAGCTTTCATCCATGAATTACACGTGTCCACCTATTTATCAAGTTATGAAGGCATCATATTTACTTACCCCTCCTTTAGGGATTCCACGGACCATTATATTCTGATCCAGGAATTGGCTCCCAGAGGATCCCTCCATTCTCTAATTCAGGATGGT GTCGGAATCCCAGAAGTGATGGTGAAGCGCTGTGCATTGCAGTTGATCGGAGCTCTGGAGTACATGCACAATAGGGGTCTGGTGCATAGAGATGTGAAACCAGATAATGTCTTGCTAATGGACAATGAATGTCACCACATCAAACTGAGTGACTTTGGTCTGACTCAGGTCGTTGGCAGTCTGGTTCCATCCATGGCACCCATTATACCCTACATGGCTCCAGAGCTCTGTGAAATAAAACCCGGAGAAAGCATGATCTTGGATCCCACTGTTGACATATGGGCCCTTGGTGTGCTTCTATACACAGTTTTCACTGGGTATCTTCCATGGGAAAGAGCTATGCACAACGATGAACTATTCCAGAGATTTGTCCACTGGCAAAGAGATCTAGACTGCGTTCCACCTCCAAGCAACTGGACCAAATTCAACCAGAATGCtcaacattttttccacattcTGCTCTCCCAAGATCCCAGGACCAGGACAATTTCAACTGCTCTCCTAAATCATATTGACCTTCCATGGGGAGTAGAGGAAATTGTAGAAATTGTTATTCAAGAGGAGGATGTTGAGATGGATCATTATGTCAATGAAGTGATCATCATTGAAGAAGAGGAGCATTACATTGTGGTGGAAAACCATGGGGATATTGAATGCATCATTGTGGCAGATACCACTGATGAATCTCTATCCAGCTCCACCGAGTCTACATTGCTCCATTGGCCTAATGACACCAACCTTTGCTTGGGATCTGAGGTGGAAATAGTTTAG